The proteins below are encoded in one region of Paenisporosarcina cavernae:
- a CDS encoding globin-coupled sensor protein, with product MVTLFRSKQPTKNAVVLQPEKFLDQVELNVDNHPEIAKQIAMIHLTKEDLAIIRQLHEFVIPHLDEMTTDFYDAVELGSGLMQIIEKNSSVERLKVTLRRHIEEMFHGTVNEAYIKQRITIAHVHVRIGLGTKWYMGSFQAFVSALTDIIMNLEMKKEDHAKSIKAVTKILNLEQQLVIEAYDAQHDRIREKAADEKSKLIHSVRVTAEDLAAISEQTSASIQQLSSESDEIANFTQQGLNLVTSTDEKSQTGKVLLDQQSGQMNSILESVEVLETTMNRLRDSSQKISEIVGLVTSIADQTNLLALNASIEAARAGEHGRGFAVVADEVRKLAEETKSAVQNVSELIAETESSISNMENSVTHVDQKINDSVSTQADLSSSFYSIVDAMTGIKDQSERTTNQIATMANVLEELTAATSQVASSSDNLMTSIQDI from the coding sequence ATGGTCACTTTATTCCGAAGCAAACAACCTACTAAAAATGCCGTCGTCTTGCAACCAGAGAAATTTTTGGATCAAGTAGAGTTAAATGTCGACAATCATCCAGAAATTGCAAAACAAATTGCGATGATTCATTTAACAAAAGAAGATTTAGCGATTATTCGGCAATTACATGAATTCGTTATCCCACATTTAGATGAAATGACAACAGACTTCTATGACGCAGTGGAACTTGGTTCGGGATTGATGCAAATTATCGAAAAAAATAGCAGTGTCGAACGATTAAAAGTAACACTTCGTCGTCATATAGAAGAAATGTTCCATGGCACGGTGAATGAAGCATACATAAAACAACGAATTACCATTGCTCATGTGCATGTTCGAATTGGATTAGGAACTAAATGGTACATGGGTTCATTCCAAGCATTTGTATCAGCTTTAACCGACATTATCATGAACTTAGAAATGAAGAAGGAAGATCATGCAAAGTCAATTAAAGCTGTGACGAAAATCTTAAATCTGGAGCAACAATTAGTGATTGAAGCGTATGATGCCCAACACGATCGAATTCGAGAAAAAGCGGCAGATGAAAAATCCAAGTTAATCCATTCAGTTCGAGTGACTGCAGAAGATTTAGCTGCGATTAGTGAACAAACGAGTGCGTCCATTCAACAACTATCTTCCGAATCGGACGAAATCGCAAACTTCACCCAACAAGGCTTGAATTTAGTCACCTCTACAGACGAAAAATCACAAACTGGAAAAGTGTTACTAGACCAACAAAGTGGACAAATGAATTCCATCTTAGAGAGCGTCGAAGTGCTTGAAACAACCATGAACCGATTACGTGATTCTTCCCAAAAAATCAGTGAGATCGTGGGCTTAGTAACATCTATCGCAGATCAAACCAACTTGCTTGCGTTAAATGCTTCCATTGAAGCAGCGCGGGCAGGAGAACACGGTAGAGGATTTGCTGTCGTTGCAGACGAAGTAAGAAAATTAGCGGAAGAAACAAAATCAGCCGTACAAAACGTTTCCGAGTTAATTGCTGAAACCGAAAGCAGCATCTCCAACATGGAGAATTCTGTCACACACGTGGACCAAAAAATCAATGACTCCGTTTCCACTCAAGCGGACTTGTCATCTAGCTTCTACTCCATTGTCGATGCAATGACAGGGATTAAAGATCAAAGCGAGCGCACGACAAACCAAATCGCTACAATGGCAAATGTCTTAGAAGAACTAACAGCCGCAACGTCTCAAGTAGCTTCTTCTTCGGACAACTTAATGACATCCATTCAAGATATATAA